TAAATATTGTAAGTAGAAATCTAATCGTGTTCGTCATTTTATGGTAGAGCTCGTATTCCTTATGTGTGGAGTGATTTAGGGATTAGTCGGTGGCTTCCAAGACATCGGACCTGGACGTTGCCTTATAGAGGGCACTTGGGTCGGGTGACGTCCGAACAATAGAATTGTTGTCTCCATCTCATGCGCTTCCGGGCAAGGAGGTGACaagttgtataatacaaaaTAAATTGCTTGGATTGTGATATGATGTGTATTCcttttccaatagacaaaatatctgttgcatcaaatcagacaacataatttttgcgtttgctcatcctttctcacaacacccatttcgcgtttgagaaattgttgagtaaacatcgtttgccacttaattgcacctctaataaatagccgaaagacgtggtcttacgttaaTCAGCGCTTCCATGATGAACGTAGCTAGCCTCACCACAAcggcgacaacatgctccaatcgtttAATtctaactgagtggattttcgagcggccctcgcttatataccgattggtgatttcaatagcctattttcaaagcaattttaagactattgaaacaagtttttggatcaaaaagtaacaagtatataacgcatagacattttatctttcgaatgaagtgtttatcatgccatttcgttcagttgtttaggagctattaacgctcaaagcctcggtctccggcgtaacgctctgGTTTTATAAACTTTGATttcacaccccggtatagaaatgaaagacgtagtcgtaCGTCAATATTAATCAGAACTCtggaatttgaatattttttggcGTGGAATCGCTCTATgtataatgtttttttaaaatcgtttcGTCGGTTCAGAATCGGTTGTTTTATTCGGCCATTTCAAAGTGAAATTGCTATATATTAACGTAACAAAAAACTTACTTCCATTCAGCGGGGAAATTCCATGGAATTTGATAGAAAATTTCAATGGCACGGTTCCAAAATTTGACCAATACTTCGCAATACAAACTTCCAGTATATTATCGCCCTTGAAGAAATGATTATCGTAAAAAAAATACTCTCCATTCAGTAGGAAACACTTTACTTACCGCAACCTTGAAAGGGTGGACAGTGGTTGATACACTATTCACAGGCAGTATTTTCTGTGTTTCCAGGGCTTTGCAATATTTCATCGGAAGTATTTGCATTGTATGGATGAGGAATTTTCCCCCGACCGTGTCCTTTATATCAGCGGAAGTCATCTCGAGCACAGCCCACGTGGCGTACTTTGGTACCAGGAAGAAATTCCTTAGAATGGTGTTTGGTTTGCATGGAATCGCCTCCGTATGACTGTATTCGAACGTCTTTGGATCTACCACTATCGGTTGAACCAATGTTACTGGTATCTCGAATAGGACGCCTTTATCAACACTCGAGGAGTCGTACGCTTTGATACTGCAACGAAACCGTTATGATTGTTAAACTGTTAAACTTTCCGTAGAACAAACATACCTTGCTTTGTGAACTCCGGTAGTAAGACCTGTTGGATCCACTTTGACACTTATCGTCCGTGCTGAATAGCAAAGGTCCAAGAAAGATCCACATTGAATCCATGGCTCTGAGGGTATGAGTGTTAGTCTGACATTGAAACTTATTTTATCAGCGGCAGCTGCAATATCAACTTGTTAATCTCGTGACAGCGGACAACATAGAGCAAAACTCACAGGCATATTTCTCATTGAAAAATACTGGTTCAATACTAACGTTGAAATCCTCCGGCTTTGTCAATAAACCTTGACGCATGTGAATACCTTTGGCTGCATTATTTCCCACACTTATCGCAAACCGCAAATCATTCTCCACCAAACCGCTGTACGACGTGAGGTTCTCGAATGCTTTCTCCACATTCAAAAGTCCATTACCTTGCGCAAATTTATCCACATAGTCTATTCTGGTGGCAGTGTTCCAGAGGGCTCTTTTAATACTGAACGCAGTATAATTAATGTTCTTTTGCTTCAATCCGGACAACAATAACGCCACCGATCCGGCCACATGTGGGGCGGCCATGCTGGTTCCATTCATCAGTTGTGCTTTGGACATTGTAAACTGAGGCACAGATGCAATAGCAGCCCCGGGAGCACACACGGTCACCCCGAAGCCACCATCTATGCACGGATCCCGTGAAGTCCACGTGTAAACATTACCTGGAAGTTTTTGTCGCAAGGCATACTCCGCTTCCATCATTTCAGGGGACACATAAGCTCCCACACCAACGCAGCTTGGTTGGCTTATATCCGGAGGAGTGCCGATGGTACACAGAGCAGGACCGTGATTACCTGCTGACGCTACCCACACCACACCGTATTTGTTAACCAGTTCACTCATCAGCTCCCCGACCCGTCCTGAGTTGGACCAGTGGCCGTGCTCACCATAACTCATGTTAATAACATCTATCTTCCGGCCAGCTTCACACAGTTCTATCACCTTGATGATCGCCCGAACCAACGCTGTTCCTGTTTCCATCGAACCCAATCGACCATCCCCAATGGTCAGCGAAACAACCTTAGCAGCAGGAGCCACACCATCCAATTCCGGATTGTCAGGATGGTATCCACAtgcgatcgatgcaacatgtgTACCGTGGCTTGCTGTCAAAGAGAAGGAAAAATTTTATGATTTGAAACGTAAACACGCGCTTTGTAATACTCACAGCACATTCCAACGATTTCCAGCACATCTCCACCATCGTGAACATTAATCGAAATCGACAGAAAGTCATCCAAATTAACCATCTCATGAGTTTTACTGTATTCCGCCACATGAACCGCATTTTCCAGATCCCCGCTTTCCGTAGTATCGATAACGGCAACCCAACCATTCTCGGTCAAAAACAACACACAATCGTACGTCGTTTTCAGATCGGAGTACTTCTTCTCGCACGCGTTCAGGTAATCAATCGTGCTCTCCAGATTCTCCTTGGTGAGTTTATCCTTCACGGAAAAATTTTGTGCTGTGGGGTTCTTGGTGTCAAAGTCCGCAATATCCCTGCTAACGGCCGCCAACGCCTTTTTGTGCGATTCATCCCACGTTTTGAGTTTCGCATCGGCTACAATCTTTTCCCGGATACGCGATGGGTACAGATCGTGCATACTTTTCAGTCCGATGCGATACTCACTGCCGTTGGCGTTTTTGGCTTTCATTGCGCTGGACAGCCGCAGCGTTCGCCCCGATAGACCAACGATCGTTTCTTCCGGACTGGCCGTAACGACTTTGCTGGTGTCTACATCGCCACACCCGGAACAATCGTAGCGCTCGATAACTTTCACATCGCCGCCGGGCAGGGTCTGTATGGGGGACAAATATTCTTGTCAATCAaccagatgattttgaaaatgtttacttTCTAGAATTTAACCAAAATATGGACAAAAACTGACCACAGTGCAACTTGGAAGGAACTTTATTGGTGTTTGCACCTCGTTATTAGCATAATCCGTGGTTTTCGTTATCCACAGTAACCTCAAGACTATTCCGCTGATAATCGGTGTTCTACTGCATGTTGGTACAAACTATTTTTCTAATATGTGATTATGTCTTTTTCGTACTTCTATGGTgtacaaaatgaaaaacaaaaaaactcgcatcgcgaaaatcatctAATTTCGAGCGCTTATCGCTCAGTTGTTGAAGAGTTCAAACTCAGAGTTTATTCGTCTctagtttgtcttccaaatttcaaacGCCAATCCCACCCCTTAGAGTAGTGcgataactcttgaaataaaagcaactcttgaaataaaagcaaataaaattcaatttgcttaccaaattgtaattatatatatgtatattaccttcgaaacgtagtataagaatttttcgatttttgtttgtagttagacaaaaatctattttaatacaagatgacggggcaaaagtgcgcacttattgaattttaCTTCTGAGGtgacttgtaacaaaaataaatgcttcatCATTACCAGCGGAAGATGCATCATTACCagagtgtgtaggcaccatccagtgGGGAGGAGGGGGTGCTGTATGATGTTCTATGGATGGATatgagtgggtgttatggtcgaacataccacgtggtaATTTTTGGGAGGAatgagactgacaatataagatatctgaaaatgtccaacatttgaaacagaattcttttttactagcaaactagctgacccggcgaacttcctCCCATCCACAATtgatatctttatatataaaagaaggattttcccGCGTACGTacaactcatcatcacgggaggaTGGCTCATCAGATCTATGTggttcatatattttttgaattcgTCTTACCCAAATTAGAATTATAGAATACTATGGAAAATATTTGGAATGATTAgaacaattcgaaaaaaattactataactataactcatcatcacgggagaatggctgatcagatctgcgtGGTCCATATGCATaagaatatttaaaataaaaagggaaattcccaaaaatagGTACGCATATTTATGTTtcacatacaaactctcttgaaatgTATTCGTTATGTTTACCaatcaaaatattctctagaaataaattatattgcagaacaacgtttgccgtaTCAGCtagtattgatataaatcatttcgaacactcacgttTCCACAGAGATTATttctataataataatacataatctatactcgcggtattttttttttgacatataaacctgatgcagactaaggcgcatcaatcctgatactgactgtttatatccgttgctccatttttaaacaattatttatttttcttcctcatcttggattcggCTTTgtcttggagcgctgttgcttcgttgcgctgttgtggggttcgaagagacagacgatggttcctcatgaagctagaatcccCATCTCTTCCTGTCAGCTTTGCAACTTGATTGagttcgtgctggaggttgttggcttccgcaaaatcaaacgccagacgacgtaaatctttgagaatcataccatagaaagctttgtccagtgcgctgcagtggtccgccagatcctcagactgctcactcctaaatacttgtctgaaccgccctaggtgctcgttggcacatcccagcagaaatAGAAATTTCAAtaagcgtggaaacacactagacggctctcccgcgcgattctcgcaatgacaagtcgcagcaggagctcgatgaaaaacacattcagcggctttcgacggcttcactagcggccattatcatatttttatagacggatgcaagacgagtctatggtacaaggtacaactgtttggacagtaagcggattagaggggaggtatataaagacagaatggtggaaaacggaagagggatgtttacctgagcgagagggagaaAGAAGTTGATCGCAcacgtctgaaatattgcatttctcgataatttgggtagtattcgagaatccgcagctacatgaccgcagagtgattttcacgtattggctcaccGATAGTACATTAACTATTACCTTGCTTCATGTGCAccgcataaacactaatactatcacaaaaccgttgcggcgcatcatctccatcgagccaccgcagAGAATGAGGAACCTTACAACAGTGACTTTAGAACCGGCCGTACCCGCTccgccttgtgtgttttatctcattcacattccattatcgaggccccgcggcggtctgtcattgcaaaatccgcgcggggaagccgtccagtgtgttcttacgctaaaagaagattcaaatcataaatcactcgctgatatgagcctcttcctcagagctgattcagaaatatcaaggtctgccgcaatccgatgTTTCGAGACTCCCTTCCGAAGCCTCTGACCGGGCCATTtaagcatttctggagtgcatttcttcaaatcagttttctttttgtgggtcccgttaaaaaatttgttgaaaacattttgacgtagggctcctctttcatttctgtaccggggtgtaagttcaaagtttcgaaaacgaaagagtgacgctggactgcaaggaacattaatacctcttttccggctgaacggaatggtatgatgatcatttcattcgaaagacaaaatgtccacgagttatatgattgttaataattgacccgaaaacttgtttcaatagctataAATTGGTTAGAAAAACAGGTCATTGATTGAAACCGTATATAAACTCGCATACGCTCTGGAAATCTATTCAGTTGAAGCGACGATGTGAGATGAGGACGGTCGCACTCagacgcctatgcattatgGTCTTCTTttgtggaggtgtagtgcaggagtagggtgaatttttttccaagggcctttctcaaggctagagacgcatgaactgaagatgtttaaagtctgtataatacaaaacctgacctgacctggctttcgttcatttctacctCTACTCTCGTATCGCTTGGGGAGTGGATACTACTTACGCTgggctttccggttgcacagaatcccgcccaaaccatgcacgagcctccacaaAAATTCCtggttaaaaaaaactgttcctcCTATCGTAAATTATGCCAGTACCATTTGAAACCATCAGTGCCATTCGAATTgcacttttttcgtcagtgaagataacctatacattgaagaacttttcgttatggtatatagaaaaatgtattcttttggaaacattctttgtcacaacataccatgtcccactgtcggttcaagTGAGCTTTggtaaaactcagacgtcttacgatgtgagatggtgtgagatgaagagctttaaccttttaaaccctctcTATGTAAGGATTTTTTACCAGAACTTGACGAAATGTCatccgagtaacatttaaattgaaatatagctttatttgcataagcgattctgaggtattcgaagctgttctagctatttcccgctgattccggtcagagagcttcgaatTACaaggagctctctccttcttatcgTATCcctgaggattcgtcaaataattgagcactacttgatggccAGACAAAGTAgccagatcatcacctggtcttatagatgtTAGACAGAGTGTAGTAAAAAAGTagacaatttgacgattaaaatgggtacgttatttcgattttactaACCACTAGTTTTCCtcccacaacgcaacgagcaatcatTTTGCCTACTGCTAGGGAATTAGGTAACAATGTGAGTCGATGCGTAttttgaattattctccatttgccgataAAAGGCAATTgtcagttggcagaatcaatggagggatgatcttggAATGCTCTTGGAGATAATCTTGGATGGTTTATTCTATTCTTCCCAAAGATTTAATGAAAGTACGGCTCATAAGGTTAAACATTGATAGAGATATCAACGATTATAAGATTTGTGTTCTGGTTGTTctccaatcaattcgtgtttaaatccatttttattgtgTAAGTCTTGCTAcatactaacaatttatgtaattgttgtccaggatatcatgatatcgaaCATGTTGCTTGGTAATGTAAAAAGGACAATTGAAGAATTTGAATGCCAGATCATGATAGATATTATGTTACCCATGTCTGACTTCCTTAGTTGtaattatgttattattttgcCCGCTTCACTTCCCTGAATTCATTGTCCGTTCTCCACTCCCTTCCCTATGAATAAGCAAAACTTAGCACCCGATTAGATCAGTTTTCTACAGCAgttacacgaacttcccaagagagcattCATGGCTataggatactcaatatacatcacctggctagAAAGTTATTCCAGCCCTCTACAATGTTCCTGACATCATGGCAATGCAGGAGAAAAGGTCTAGAAACCAGtaccacaaattatcaaaatctgttcacgaatgaggacattagctttttcccagtatcggatgaattctcttctgttaaaactcaacgccatatctgtcataatgtgtataacacaagagtcgagacgcatgaactttgtctggtatattgaacgaatagaGCATGAACGATTTTaagaaagcctgcattcaggcacttccattactgtcaataatttcaggtgattatcacgaacgttaaattgatcttcaccgcttgcagtgaatttctattgaaaacgtgtttgatttccatatttagaaaCAAAGGAAGGACCAGGAATCCGGAGAAGGCAACATTAgctttcgttgagcgttgactGTTGTGCGGTTGAGCGACGTTTAGCGTTGAATGGCGTTGagcgttccgtttccgtttctttttcttttttatactatattataatgactttcaacacttattggctggcttgtcacttccctttttggaagaatgtcgggagtgagaattgaactcgcgatCTTTAGCGTGAAGGGTACGGTCCGTTTCCGCTTTCTATGATCTGTTACTATCGCTATTTCGCTCTAACACGATCTTagtttctaacactttctttATCTAACTCCATTTTTGGTCTTCTATGGCGGTTTTCCATGAACCGGAAGTCACTATCTCTTTTTggaaaatggcatcggaatacgatattcgacttccgctgtttAAACCCTTccatccaatacccatatcgtaggggttttATTTGATTGCTGATCATTTATAACCAGTatcattaaaccggaaatcaaaacaagattatgttctgttttcgctcgtctgttattgtcacccattgcccataCAATTGGGGTGTATGCCATTTCTggccaatcgggagtagattcataaaatatagctagagttataccatacattccattgccgaagtcgccaaaaacaagaatgttGTATGATAAATGgctatcctttaccattaatcgatttcattctctcaattagttgacgttgaattttatgctctgattttcactaacacgcaatgatattcaatttcgacgttacgaatatcatgacgaaaatgaatatgcaaatgaaaaatgaacttcatggcaagctgatgttgatgttcattgcacactggtgttcattgatagtgttgtttcatattcatcgactctcgcttgagcattAGGTTGTCAATACAAGACAGGCTGAAATTCGCCGCATTTGAAtgccgtgaacgtgaatattttcggcactgctAGAAACAGACCCATCCAATATTTTAAGGATATTTCATCAGGCATCAGGTAAAAATTTTATCATTGTGAATGAAGAAGGGTGATATAAATCCTTTTTTCACAAATTGGTCGAGAATTCTTCTCGTGTCACTCCACAAATCTTCTCGCGCAACTTATATCGAAACATATTACTCATCTTATTGAACACATATTTTACAGCACTGTTTGTAGGAGTGAATTTCGGAAAATGAGCattattacaaaaaatacaatttcaGGTCATTGCTTTGTTCAAAATAAAAACCCCAAACATGGAAACAAGTGCTTGGTTGAGTTTCACTTTGTTTTCGACAAAGTAGACACTCGTATTCTTAGCAAGGCGTTCATTGACCTAGAAGAGCCAGATGATTCTGAAAAACATAGACAAATGTACTGTGTGTAACGTTACAAGAAACAGCACGAAAAGTGTAGGATGAGTTGCCGAAATGCGTTTGAGGACAAATTCCTTCCCGTTCTTTCTTCTAACCTAACCTTCCAACATGCTTACACTGCATTTGTATCGAAATATCGAATGACGATCGAATTAATGTTTAGGACTGTAGGAAAACTGTAAACATCATACCTCGAGTCCTTTCGCTCGTGGATCGACTCCCGAGTCCAGTATCGCAATAGTCACATCCTTCCCGTTGTACTCCGGATACTTGCGGATGAAACTTAGCGCCCCGGTCTCATTTTTTGGCACCAATGAACCCGCAGGGAATTTGATATCCActacattttccattttcttcaACTTGATATTTTGCTCCGCTACTACTGCTGCTACTGAAGTGTAATTTTGACAGATTGGCTGGTCGGGGAGAGAGAGACAAGAGTTGTTGATTCACGAAAACGACAGccaaatgatgatgttttgtccCGATCGGGTCGTAGTGTACGTGAGAGCGGAAGAAAATAAATACAATTTTAAAGCATCATGTGCACTCCGTATCGAAGATAAAAATAGACtgattgttttttgaaaaatcaaaacaggAAGAATGTTTTCTACTATTTAGAGTAAAACTAAAAGACAATTTAATGTGAATGTATAAAACATTAGAACGAAATTGGCCAATTTAATTGTTATTCAGCATATAATTCGTGCCCCTATATGAAAGGAATACATTCTCACTCATAATGTATCTACGAAACACTTACGTGAAACATATGATCTTTAAGCTTCAGAACTTTACTAAATCTAACTCGCAAGAAACGCGATACCATTCCCTTCATAGAGTAACTTACGTAAATAAACTTTTTATCTTAAATTATTTGCATAATGTCGCGCTTATTTCCTTAACACTTTCGTAATACTACACTACACAAAACAACACCACACCGAACATCGTAACGCACGTTATGTAAATCCAGCTTAACCAAGTCTCTGCAACAGCTCTGCGATCTCGGGTctgaccaagacgggtctatggtactaggtgaggccgtttcgtccagccgggtgctatgattgatgctaggatcgttagcaaaatctcaagcagaactgtcagtgggatacccaattcatatgaaaacaaagggaaaatgtcagtgggatacccgatatgttggctcctgtcagttcaatgggggttctctaaagacgtcacccggctggtttcgtcactaagttggttaggggagcggtatatgaaaacagtacggaagaaagcagaaggggaattatttgcttgtagcgtgaaagagacagactgatcacgagcgagcttcggcactactgtattgtgttttgtttacaaacaaagcacagtagacttccaatatggctgaagagtggttttagcaagttggcccaccttaggatatacttctacgcgccttgggtcTGACATTCGCAATGCATACGTCACACGTCACAGGAGAAGTAATTTCAGTGCATTTTTCATCCAATCGACACTTGTAGGAAATCAACCGGAAtccaaaattcgaattctgtgtCGTTTTTGCAAAGTTCTCACAGGAAAAGTTTTGCAGCTGTGGCAACAAGAGTATTGTCTCCACGGATAGTTGAAAATGGAGGAAACACCATCGTGTGAGTAAACATTATTCGGTACAAACCGAGCTGATGAGATTGTGTTCTCCATGCTCAGTGGGCTGGATTTATTGATAGCTATTGTTTCCACATCTGATGTCAAACAATGAAGTAATACAGCTAATTTCATGATTTCAATAAAAAGTGTTTGTTTTGTCCATATACCCATGGTGCAGAAAACAGATGCAGGTCTGAGTCATACGATAGTGGCTCGGCTTGTCAAATTTGTACCAATTCTCTTATCACCACTATTCATTATTACGTGTTTCGAAGCCTGTTGATCTtatcaaaaatatcatttttaaccATTGGACTTTAAAATATCGATACATTATTTGATGTAGTACTATAAACTCTCGCcctaatgtttcatttttattcgaaTCACCAAATTACAATTCAAGGCTCACCAAAAACTAGCGTAATAATCTTCTCTTTTCACGgttattttggaaaaattgtttCTTCGTAGCAAGATTGAGTAAGCCTTTCGTGAGAAGTGGGATTCTATAATTAAACTTTTCGTCATAATTATCCAGCGTCACAATAAGTCTAATTGACGTTAGCCCTTTGAACAGTTTAAACCGTTCAAATCATAGCGAGCAATtatatattaattttttcaattgtcaaagggaaaaacatagttttcagaTGGGAATAGCTAAAGTGTAGTCTGCCCAAATACAAATGATACAAGAGTGTTTTTAattgaatagaaaaaaattataggaggttgtgtccaagatacgaccgcattgtgacgtagaactacgctgttattttttataagtcgcttgtttttaccttcggatattattctataatgctgtgaaattttagaaacaactgcttagtagaataatctctggaatggttttttcattgtagaatcagttgacgataattgattgatgattcattcttgccctcgcaaaacaatacactagcttatcgtat
The Toxorhynchites rutilus septentrionalis strain SRP chromosome 2, ASM2978413v1, whole genome shotgun sequence genome window above contains:
- the LOC129769065 gene encoding tripeptidyl-peptidase 2 isoform X1, producing the protein MKGMVSRFLRVRFSKVLKLKDHMFHPICQNYTSVAAVVAEQNIKLKKMENVVDIKFPAGSLVPKNETGALSFIRKYPEYNGKDVTIAILDSGVDPRAKGLETLPGGDVKVIERYDCSGCGDVDTSKVVTASPEETIVGLSGRTLRLSSAMKAKNANGSEYRIGLKSMHDLYPSRIREKIVADAKLKTWDESHKKALAAVSRDIADFDTKNPTAQNFSVKDKLTKENLESTIDYLNACEKKYSDLKTTYDCVLFLTENGWVAVIDTTESGDLENAVHVAEYSKTHEMVNLDDFLSISINVHDGGDVLEIVGMCSSHGTHVASIACGYHPDNPELDGVAPAAKVVSLTIGDGRLGSMETGTALVRAIIKVIELCEAGRKIDVINMSYGEHGHWSNSGRVGELMSELVNKYGVVWVASAGNHGPALCTIGTPPDISQPSCVGVGAYVSPEMMEAEYALRQKLPGNVYTWTSRDPCIDGGFGVTVCAPGAAIASVPQFTMSKAQLMNGTSMAAPHVAGSVALLLSGLKQKNINYTAFSIKRALWNTATRIDYVDKFAQGNGLLNVEKAFENLTSYSGLVENDLRFAISVGNNAAKGIHMRQGLLTKPEDFNVSIEPVFFNEKYASAADKISFNVRLTLIPSEPWIQCGSFLDLCYSARTISVKVDPTGLTTGVHKASIKAYDSSSVDKGVLFEIPVTLVQPIVVDPKTFEYSHTEAIPCKPNTILRNFFLVPKYATWAVLEMTSADIKDTVGGKFLIHTMQILPMKYCKALETQKILPVNSVSTTVHPFKVAGDNILEVCIAKYWSNFGTVPLKFSIKFHGISPLNGNLMHSACGIHRIDLTTLSTEEVLPSVSLKSAAMVLKPTDTKITPLTVRDVIHPGRQIYQNILTYALHLNKSQEIAFYTPLFSSVLYESEFESQFWMLFDSNKMMIGCGDAYSNDSYLKLEKGDYMIRLQIRHEKKDWLEKISEANLLANIKLANSLSLDIYKSYNQAIISGKKVTTCAFPAGVTRPIYLAPITNEKLQKASFPNQCSWLEGTIVYAKDELGKKCDTHNFQYILIEGPPVKKNGSCNSKDSKSKFEEYSEGLRDYHVSQIPKLDSENAETVYKTVLKDNPTFLAAHLALIDNLDNGDLKSNLPLSFASGLEKGEAGASAAAVSKVRLLRIVELADLVHKDIDQNALLAFYGLKTDNRPNAIKIKAQMDKQKQQLLEAAQKKLIALCKLRVIKAVVDSNEVGDGSGDQLEEIEQIYNDVGKFTDYNDSKVLLLSIWHAYTWKHYGRMLKYLGKLYEEKLSREILDEQIRVVAENKWAHIEQLLNKVIVTSNPQGYRLF
- the LOC129769065 gene encoding tripeptidyl-peptidase 2 isoform X2 — its product is MENVVDIKFPAGSLVPKNETGALSFIRKYPEYNGKDVTIAILDSGVDPRAKGLETLPGGDVKVIERYDCSGCGDVDTSKVVTASPEETIVGLSGRTLRLSSAMKAKNANGSEYRIGLKSMHDLYPSRIREKIVADAKLKTWDESHKKALAAVSRDIADFDTKNPTAQNFSVKDKLTKENLESTIDYLNACEKKYSDLKTTYDCVLFLTENGWVAVIDTTESGDLENAVHVAEYSKTHEMVNLDDFLSISINVHDGGDVLEIVGMCSSHGTHVASIACGYHPDNPELDGVAPAAKVVSLTIGDGRLGSMETGTALVRAIIKVIELCEAGRKIDVINMSYGEHGHWSNSGRVGELMSELVNKYGVVWVASAGNHGPALCTIGTPPDISQPSCVGVGAYVSPEMMEAEYALRQKLPGNVYTWTSRDPCIDGGFGVTVCAPGAAIASVPQFTMSKAQLMNGTSMAAPHVAGSVALLLSGLKQKNINYTAFSIKRALWNTATRIDYVDKFAQGNGLLNVEKAFENLTSYSGLVENDLRFAISVGNNAAKGIHMRQGLLTKPEDFNVSIEPVFFNEKYASAADKISFNVRLTLIPSEPWIQCGSFLDLCYSARTISVKVDPTGLTTGVHKASIKAYDSSSVDKGVLFEIPVTLVQPIVVDPKTFEYSHTEAIPCKPNTILRNFFLVPKYATWAVLEMTSADIKDTVGGKFLIHTMQILPMKYCKALETQKILPVNSVSTTVHPFKVAGDNILEVCIAKYWSNFGTVPLKFSIKFHGISPLNGNLMHSACGIHRIDLTTLSTEEVLPSVSLKSAAMVLKPTDTKITPLTVRDVIHPGRQIYQNILTYALHLNKSQEIAFYTPLFSSVLYESEFESQFWMLFDSNKMMIGCGDAYSNDSYLKLEKGDYMIRLQIRHEKKDWLEKISEANLLANIKLANSLSLDIYKSYNQAIISGKKVTTCAFPAGVTRPIYLAPITNEKLQKASFPNQCSWLEGTIVYAKDELGKKCDTHNFQYILIEGPPVKKNGSCNSKDSKSKFEEYSEGLRDYHVSQIPKLDSENAETVYKTVLKDNPTFLAAHLALIDNLDNGDLKSNLPLSFASGLEKGEAGASAAAVSKVRLLRIVELADLVHKDIDQNALLAFYGLKTDNRPNAIKIKAQMDKQKQQLLEAAQKKLIALCKLRVIKAVVDSNEVGDGSGDQLEEIEQIYNDVGKFTDYNDSKVLLLSIWHAYTWKHYGRMLKYLGKLYEEKLSREILDEQIRVVAENKWAHIEQLLNKVIVTSNPQGYRLF